A genomic segment from Streptomyces sp. NBC_00654 encodes:
- a CDS encoding acetate kinase, which translates to MSPTTTPTDEGPAPVEPHRVLVLNSGSSSVKYQLLDMRDHSRLAVGLVERIGEESSRLAHTPLGGGGAEPRERAGRIPDHEAALKAAAEELAADGLGLDSPELAAIGHRVVHGGLRFTEPTVITDEVLTEIERLVPVAPLHNPANITGIRTARALRPDLPQVAVFDTAFHTTMPEHAARYAIDVETADAHRIRRYGFHGTSHAYVSRRAAELLGRPPEDLNLIVLHLGNGASASAVAGGRCVETSMGLTPLEGLVMGTRSGDIDPAVTFHLKRVAGMSADDIDVLLNKRSGLVGLCGDNDMREIRRRVDEGDERAALAFDIYIHRLKKYIGAYTAVLGRVDAVVFTAGVGENSAPVREAAIAPLAELGMAVDAGLNAVRSAEPRLISPDYARVAVAVVPTDEELEIANQTFALIGPNGVGQVDN; encoded by the coding sequence ATGTCCCCCACGACCACCCCCACCGACGAAGGTCCGGCCCCTGTGGAACCCCATCGCGTACTCGTCCTCAACTCCGGCTCCTCGTCGGTGAAGTACCAGCTCCTCGACATGCGCGACCACTCCCGGCTCGCGGTCGGCCTGGTCGAGCGGATCGGCGAGGAGAGCTCCCGCCTGGCGCACACCCCGCTCGGCGGCGGCGGCGCGGAACCCCGGGAGCGCGCCGGCCGGATCCCCGACCACGAGGCGGCCCTGAAGGCGGCGGCCGAGGAGCTGGCGGCGGACGGGCTCGGCCTGGACTCCCCCGAACTCGCGGCGATCGGCCACCGGGTGGTGCACGGCGGGCTGAGGTTCACCGAGCCGACGGTGATCACCGATGAGGTGCTCACCGAGATCGAGCGGCTGGTGCCGGTGGCGCCGCTGCACAACCCGGCGAACATCACCGGTATCCGTACGGCGCGGGCGCTGCGCCCCGATCTGCCGCAGGTGGCGGTCTTCGACACGGCGTTCCACACGACGATGCCGGAGCACGCGGCGCGGTACGCGATCGATGTGGAGACCGCCGACGCGCACCGCATCCGCCGCTACGGCTTCCACGGCACGTCGCACGCGTATGTCTCGCGCAGGGCGGCGGAGCTGCTGGGCCGCCCGCCGGAGGACCTCAACCTCATCGTGCTGCACCTGGGCAACGGCGCCTCGGCCTCCGCGGTGGCGGGCGGGCGGTGCGTGGAGACCTCCATGGGGCTGACCCCCTTGGAGGGGCTGGTGATGGGTACGCGTTCCGGGGACATCGATCCGGCCGTCACCTTCCACCTCAAGCGGGTGGCGGGCATGTCGGCGGACGACATCGATGTGCTGCTCAACAAGAGGAGCGGCCTGGTCGGGCTGTGCGGCGACAACGACATGCGGGAGATCCGCCGCCGGGTCGACGAGGGCGACGAACGGGCCGCGCTGGCCTTCGACATCTACATCCACCGTCTGAAGAAGTACATCGGCGCCTATACGGCGGTCCTCGGCCGGGTGGACGCGGTGGTGTTCACGGCGGGGGTCGGGGAGAACTCGGCCCCCGTACGGGAGGCCGCCATCGCCCCGCTCGCGGAGCTCGGCATGGCGGTGGACGCCGGTCTGAACGCCGTACGGTCCGCCGAACCCCGGCTGATCTCGCCGGACTACGCACGGGTGGCCGTCGCCGTGGTGCCGACGGACGAGGAGCTGGAGATCGCGAACCAGACCTTCGCCCTCATCGGACCGAACGGCGTCGGACAGGTCGACAACTGA
- the pta gene encoding phosphate acetyltransferase, with protein MARSVYVTGIDRGDGRQVVELGVMELLTRQVDRVGVFRPLVHDGPDRLFELLRARYRLSQSPADVYGLDYHEASAIQAEQGTDELVSRLVEGFHRVAREYEVVLVLGSDFAATQLPDELALNARLANEFGASVIAVVGGKGQTAESVRSETRNAYRAYAGLGCDVLSMVVNRVASEDREIIAERLAARLPVPVSVLPDDPALSAPTVSQISAALDGTVLLGDDAGLARDALDFVFGGAMLPNLLNALTPGCLVVTPGDRADLVVGSLAAHSAGTPPIAGVLLTLDEQPGEEILTLAARLAPGTPVVSVADGSFPTAGKLFALEGKLNAATPRKAETALGLFERHVDTAGLLDRISVARSGRVTPMMFEHELLEQARADRRRVVLPEGTEERVLRATDVLLRRDVCELTLLGDVDVIRKKAADLGIDLAGTQLIDPQTSELRQSFAERYAALRAHRGVTVELAYDVVADVNYFGTLMVQEGLADGMVSGSVHSTAATIRPAFEIIRTKGAERSSSGRAVAGDGRTKPDASIVSSVFFMCLADKVLVYGDCAVNPDPDAEQLADIAVQSAATAARFGVAPRIAMLSYSTGTSGSGADVDKVREATERVRASRPDLSVEGPIQYDAAVEPSVAATKMPGSEVAGQATVLIFPDLNTGNNTYKAVQRSAGAVAVGPVLQGLRKPVNDLSRGALVQDIVNTVAITAIQAQAEE; from the coding sequence GTGGCGCGCAGCGTGTACGTGACCGGGATCGACCGGGGAGACGGCCGTCAGGTCGTCGAGCTGGGAGTCATGGAGCTTCTGACGCGTCAGGTGGACCGGGTCGGGGTCTTCCGCCCGCTGGTCCATGACGGTCCCGACCGGCTCTTCGAGCTGCTGCGGGCCCGCTACCGGCTCTCCCAGAGCCCCGCCGACGTCTATGGCCTGGACTACCACGAGGCCTCGGCGATCCAGGCGGAACAGGGTACCGACGAACTGGTCTCCCGGCTCGTCGAGGGCTTCCACCGGGTGGCCCGGGAGTACGAGGTGGTGCTGGTCCTCGGCAGCGACTTCGCCGCCACCCAGCTGCCCGACGAACTGGCGCTCAACGCCCGTCTGGCCAACGAGTTCGGCGCCTCGGTGATCGCGGTGGTCGGGGGCAAGGGGCAGACCGCGGAGTCCGTGCGGTCCGAGACCCGCAACGCCTACCGCGCGTACGCCGGGCTCGGCTGCGACGTCCTGTCGATGGTGGTGAACCGGGTCGCGTCCGAGGACCGCGAGATCATCGCCGAACGGCTCGCGGCCCGGCTGCCCGTCCCGGTCTCGGTGCTCCCGGACGATCCGGCGCTCTCGGCGCCCACCGTCTCCCAGATCTCCGCCGCGCTGGACGGCACGGTGCTGCTCGGCGACGACGCGGGCCTGGCCAGGGACGCGCTGGACTTCGTCTTCGGCGGCGCGATGCTGCCGAACCTGCTCAACGCGCTGACCCCGGGCTGCCTGGTCGTCACCCCCGGGGACCGGGCGGACCTGGTGGTGGGCTCGCTGGCCGCGCACAGCGCGGGCACCCCGCCCATCGCGGGCGTACTGCTGACCCTGGACGAGCAGCCCGGCGAGGAGATACTCACGCTGGCCGCACGGCTGGCACCGGGCACCCCGGTCGTCTCGGTGGCCGACGGCTCCTTCCCGACAGCCGGGAAACTCTTCGCGCTGGAAGGAAAGTTGAACGCGGCCACGCCCCGGAAGGCGGAGACCGCGCTCGGCCTCTTCGAACGCCATGTGGACACCGCCGGGCTCCTGGACCGGATCTCGGTGGCGCGCAGCGGCCGGGTGACACCGATGATGTTCGAGCACGAACTGCTGGAGCAGGCCCGCGCGGACCGGCGCCGGGTGGTGCTGCCCGAGGGCACCGAGGAGCGCGTACTGCGCGCCACCGATGTGCTGCTGCGCCGCGACGTCTGCGAGCTGACCCTCCTCGGCGATGTCGACGTGATCCGCAAGAAGGCCGCGGACCTCGGCATCGATCTCGCCGGGACACAGCTCATCGACCCGCAGACCTCGGAACTGCGCCAGAGCTTCGCGGAACGGTACGCGGCGCTGCGCGCGCACCGCGGGGTGACGGTGGAGCTGGCGTACGACGTCGTCGCCGATGTGAACTACTTCGGCACCCTGATGGTCCAGGAGGGCCTGGCCGACGGGATGGTCTCCGGTTCGGTGCACTCCACCGCGGCGACGATCCGCCCGGCCTTCGAGATCATCAGAACGAAGGGGGCCGAGCGAAGCTCGTCAGGCAGGGCGGTGGCGGGCGATGGGAGGACCAAGCCGGACGCCTCGATCGTCTCCTCCGTCTTCTTCATGTGCCTGGCCGACAAGGTGCTCGTGTACGGCGACTGCGCGGTCAATCCGGACCCCGACGCGGAGCAGCTCGCGGACATCGCCGTGCAGTCGGCGGCGACCGCCGCCCGGTTCGGGGTGGCGCCGCGGATCGCGATGCTGTCGTACTCGACGGGCACCTCGGGCTCCGGCGCGGACGTCGACAAGGTGCGGGAGGCGACGGAGCGGGTACGGGCGTCCCGGCCGGACCTGAGCGTCGAGGGCCCGATCCAGTACGACGCGGCGGTCGAGCCGTCCGTGGCGGCGACGAAGATGCCCGGCTCCGAGGTGGCGGGCCAGGCCACCGTACTGATCTTCCCGGACCTGAACACCGGCAACAACACCTACAAGGCCGTGCAGCGCTCCGCGGGCGCGGTGGCCGTCGGCCCGGTGCTCCAGGGCCTGCGCAAGCCGGTCAACGACCTGTCGCGCGGCGCGCTCGTCCAGGACATCGTCAACACGGTGGCCATCACGGCGATCCAGGCGCAGGCCGAGGAGTGA
- a CDS encoding ATP-dependent 6-phosphofructokinase codes for MRIGILTAGGDCPGLNAVIRSVVHRAVVGHGDEVIGFEDGFKGLLDGHFRPLDLNAVSGILARGGTILGSARLERDRLREAAENCDELSRRYGIDALIPIGGEGTLTAARMLSDAGMPVVGVPKTIDNDISATDRTFGFDTAVGVATEAIDRLKTTAESHQRVMVVEVMGRHAGWIALESGMAGGAHGICLPERPFQVDDLVKMVEERFARGKKFAVICVAEGAHPAEGTMPYAKGEIDQYGHERFQGIGNRLAVELESRLGKEARPVILGHVQRGGTPTAYDRVLATRFGWNAVEAAHRGEFGRMTALRGNAIEMVPLADAVTRLKTVPADRMYEAESVF; via the coding sequence ATGCGCATCGGAATTCTCACCGCAGGCGGCGACTGCCCAGGCCTGAACGCAGTGATCCGGTCGGTCGTGCACCGCGCCGTCGTGGGTCACGGCGATGAAGTCATCGGATTCGAGGACGGGTTCAAGGGCCTGCTCGACGGCCACTTCCGGCCGCTCGACCTCAACGCGGTCAGCGGCATCCTGGCCCGCGGCGGCACCATCCTCGGATCGGCCCGGCTGGAGCGCGACCGGCTGCGCGAAGCCGCCGAGAACTGCGACGAGCTGAGCCGCCGTTACGGCATCGACGCACTCATCCCGATCGGCGGCGAGGGCACGCTCACCGCGGCCCGGATGCTGTCCGACGCGGGCATGCCGGTCGTCGGCGTACCGAAGACCATCGACAACGACATCTCCGCCACCGACCGCACCTTCGGCTTCGACACCGCGGTGGGCGTCGCCACCGAGGCCATAGACCGGCTCAAGACCACCGCCGAATCGCACCAGCGCGTCATGGTCGTCGAGGTGATGGGCCGGCACGCGGGCTGGATCGCGCTGGAGTCCGGAATGGCGGGCGGTGCGCACGGCATCTGTCTGCCCGAGCGGCCGTTCCAGGTCGACGATCTGGTCAAGATGGTCGAGGAGCGCTTCGCCCGCGGCAAGAAGTTCGCCGTCATCTGTGTCGCCGAGGGCGCGCACCCGGCCGAGGGCACCATGCCGTACGCCAAGGGCGAGATCGACCAGTACGGCCACGAGCGTTTCCAGGGCATCGGCAACCGCCTCGCCGTCGAGCTGGAGTCCCGGCTCGGCAAGGAGGCTCGACCGGTCATTCTCGGCCATGTCCAGCGCGGCGGCACGCCGACCGCGTACGACCGGGTGCTCGCGACCCGGTTCGGCTGGAACGCGGTCGAGGCCGCGCACCGCGGCGAATTCGGCCGGATGACGGCCTTGCGTGGAAACGCGATCGAGATGGTGCCGCTCGCCGACGCGGTCACCCGGCTGAAGACGGTGCCCGCGGACCGGATGTACGAGGCCGAGTCGGTCTTCTGA
- a CDS encoding helix-turn-helix transcriptional regulator has product MAPGHVAYGLAAQYGLRVSAETVIAWERGAETPSERELTALAGVLWCAPGELLAAASTLREHRMTRDLSVDDLARQVGMTASAYLRMEESGPWRGNERQSAALREVLGLSAAQFLTAAGRDEELAALLRSALTTRWQAYVRPVSKLVPLDRRLVQDVLEQLHADYRSLMVSTLSWSSTGEERSEATGDAGRAFLARAVDQFWRTAGVQRHSGP; this is encoded by the coding sequence ATGGCACCCGGCCATGTCGCCTACGGTCTCGCCGCGCAGTACGGGCTCCGCGTCAGCGCCGAGACGGTGATCGCCTGGGAGCGCGGAGCGGAGACGCCGTCCGAGCGGGAACTCACGGCGCTCGCCGGGGTGTTGTGGTGCGCACCGGGCGAACTGCTGGCCGCGGCCTCCACGTTGCGGGAGCACCGGATGACCCGGGACCTCTCGGTGGACGACCTGGCCCGGCAGGTCGGGATGACCGCGTCGGCGTATCTGCGGATGGAGGAGTCGGGCCCCTGGCGGGGCAACGAGCGGCAGTCCGCCGCGCTGCGCGAGGTGCTGGGCCTGTCGGCGGCGCAGTTCCTCACGGCGGCGGGCCGGGACGAGGAACTGGCGGCGCTGCTGCGCAGTGCTCTGACGACGCGCTGGCAGGCGTATGTGCGCCCGGTGTCCAAGCTCGTCCCGCTGGACCGGCGCCTGGTCCAGGACGTGCTGGAGCAGCTGCACGCCGACTACCGGTCGCTGATGGTGTCGACGCTGAGCTGGAGCAGTACCGGTGAGGAACGGTCGGAAGCCACGGGGGACGCGGGGCGTGCGTTCCTGGCACGGGCCGTCGACCAGTTCTGGCGGACGGCGGGTGTGCAGCGCCACTCCGGTCCCTGA
- a CDS encoding carbohydrate ABC transporter permease — protein MTARRTRARLAADGALLLVGASFALPLLWLLFASLDSGANLRVRPPKSPTTANFEAVLTDEITFTPMLNSLLLCGGATLLTVVCAVLAAYPLSRHRSRFNRPFLLTVLFTTCLPITAVMVPVYGLFVQVDLIDTTHGTALFLATSQLPFAIWLMKNFMDGVPRVLEEAAWTDGASVPQALWRVVLPLMGPGVGVVTIYTFIMLWGNFFVPFMLLLSPEQLPASVSIFTFFGNHGSVIYGQLAAFSILYSTPVLLLYLLISRRLGGGFALGGAVKG, from the coding sequence ATGACGGCCCGCCGTACCCGGGCCCGGCTCGCGGCCGACGGGGCGCTGCTGCTGGTGGGCGCGTCCTTCGCGCTGCCGCTGCTGTGGCTGCTGTTCGCCTCGCTGGACAGCGGGGCGAACCTGCGGGTGCGGCCCCCGAAATCGCCGACGACGGCCAACTTCGAGGCGGTGCTCACCGACGAGATCACCTTCACACCGATGCTCAACAGCCTGCTGCTGTGCGGCGGTGCGACCCTGCTGACGGTGGTGTGCGCGGTGCTCGCGGCGTACCCGCTCTCCCGCCACCGCTCCCGCTTCAACCGGCCGTTCCTGCTGACCGTCCTGTTCACGACGTGTCTGCCGATCACCGCGGTCATGGTCCCGGTGTACGGGCTCTTCGTCCAGGTGGACCTGATCGACACGACGCACGGCACGGCGCTGTTCCTCGCCACGTCCCAACTGCCGTTCGCCATCTGGCTGATGAAGAACTTCATGGACGGCGTACCGAGGGTCCTGGAGGAGGCGGCCTGGACCGACGGGGCATCCGTGCCCCAGGCGCTGTGGCGGGTGGTGCTGCCGCTGATGGGGCCGGGCGTGGGGGTGGTGACGATCTACACCTTCATCATGCTCTGGGGGAACTTCTTCGTCCCCTTCATGCTGCTGCTCTCTCCCGAGCAGTTGCCCGCGTCCGTCTCGATCTTCACGTTCTTCGGCAACCACGGCTCGGTGATCTACGGGCAGCTGGCGGCGTTCTCGATCCTGTACTCCACCCCCGTACTGCTTCTGTACCTCCTGATCTCGCGCAGACTGGGCGGCGGGTTCGCACTGGGCGGCGCGGTCAAGGGGTGA